In the genome of Micromonospora sp. Llam0, the window CGGAGACCAGCAGGTCCGCGACGAGCCGGGCACCGATCGAGATCCGTGGGGCGTCCTTCTTGTCCGACCGGGCGTACGCGTAGTGCGGCAGCACCACGGTGATCCGCCCGGCCGAGGCGCCCCGGGCGGCGTCGAGCATCAGCAGCAGCTCCACCAGGTGCTCCTGCACCGGCGGCACCACCGGCTGGATCAGGAACACGTCCCGCTCGCGGCAGTTCGCCTGCAGCTGCACCTCCAGGCAGTCGTTGGCGAACCGGGAGACCCGCACCGGGTGCAGCGGCACATCGAGGTGGGTGCAGATCTCCGCAGCCAGCTCGGGGTGGGCGCTGCCGCTGAAGACCGCAATGTCACGCACCAGCTGATGGTAGGTCAGCCACCGCCCAACCGATCAACAGCCCTGAAGCAGACGCGGGCCTCGACCACCGCGATCGGAACACCACGTATCCAGATACGCGGATTTAGGTCAAGATCTATTGTTACGTAGAGAGTCGAGTGCAAGACTGCGGGTCATCGCAATGACTCCGGGGGCGGCCCCTCCCCAGGTGGCTGATCCGGACCACACGTCAGTACCCGTGCAACGACCAGGAGGCCCCTCGTGATCCGTCGAACACTCTTCGCGGCCATGCTCGCCATCGGCGCCTTCGTCGCAGTCCCCGCATCGGCGGCCCACGCCGCGGCCTGCGGCGTGGACTACCACTGCGCCACCTACTACTACTCCGACCCGAACCACACCACCCAGGTCGGCTATCGGGTCTGGA includes:
- a CDS encoding DUF6289 family protein, which codes for MIRRTLFAAMLAIGAFVAVPASAAHAAACGVDYHCATYYYSDPNHTTQVGYRVWTCGGDMTQVGATSPYSRTSKSPC